The Arachis ipaensis cultivar K30076 chromosome B05, Araip1.1, whole genome shotgun sequence nucleotide sequence AacgttttcttttaatttaatttttttcattttaaaaacaaaattgcTTTCAATCCTCACTGATTGACACGTAAGGTCAgtatatcatacttatttttgCTGTAAGCACCATAGAATTCTCCTTTATTGAAAGTcttcttttatattatttatgtcTTGTTATATTATTTATGTCTTGTTCTGTTcatcttaaataattaaaaaaaaaaacctaaattgATATGTGAATATTTCATTTGGTTTGATGAGTCGAAAATAAATATAGAGATAAAACAATTTTAGATGCTAATTTATTGTAACATTTATTTTCTGAAAGACAAAATGTTGTTTTGAGTCAGGAGATGGATTCAGATGATATAACTGTGAGATTGACGATGAATCAACTAGGATGAGAGCTGAAATTAGTgactttaaaaaattaataattaagttaTAGATAAAAATAGTTATTTGAAATTTTACTAAAAATTGATACTCttctatcttttaaaaaaatgatgCTCTATCTTTTAATAACAATATTttgttgattttaaaataaataaaattgttatTTTTCACCTAAGATACCCTATACAATGATAATGTTAAAAAATGCTAACTCACCGTTTTAATGACCTATATACTAAACTTTAACGAAAACAACAGATTAATTTTGTCTGGTTAGACATCTTTaatatgtaaattggaattttaattttattatgtgCACAAAAATCTTTCTGTGTCCATCTACCCATTTACTCTTTTAGttaatttgaagaaaaataaaatcacttAATTATAATGAAAAAGATAATTAATAAGAaagaaaactctttttttttttggtgaacgaAAGAAAACTCTTTTAATTACTTCACCCTTCACCCTTcgttcttaaaaaaaattaacggtAAACCCAATACTTTataaataataagtaaaaaaTATATAGAACCAAAAAAATCAAGTATGATTCTTCACCCTCTATTTCTTTTGGTCGCTAATTTAAAACCAtctaatttagaaaaaaaaaaaaaaacatcctaatGCCTAACATAAAGACTATTTACGTAGAGATTTTAGATTCACACAAAGATATTTAACTGACTTTTAACTGTACCCTTTTAGTTTCCTAGCATTGTTGTAATAATTATCATCTCCACTTACCTGTGATATTCCACATACTTTACGTAACAGTGCCGCGTTTGGTAATCCGTGGTTGCTACTTTGGCACCATTTTCATCCTGTTTCATTAGGGCATCAAAATCAGCGGGCAAGGTTAATTAACATCCACTTTGTCTTGCAAGAAACTCAGGTTTTCATGAGTTTTGCCATGCAAACTAATTCATCATAATAAGGTAGGTAAGATAAATATATATAGCATTAAAATGTAGTTACCTGGTTGCTTCTCTTAGCGTCGATGTAACCCgtggaagaaggaggaggaggtggagaaACGGTGCCGAATTCGTGAGGGGGCCTCGGAGCTTGCTCGCCACGCGCCACTTTGCTCACGTCCCTAGCCCTCATCTTATCATGCGGATCCAACGGTGTTCCTGCCGTCGACATTAACGATTCTTTATTTCTGTATATGCCTTTGCAACTgcgtttgtttttctttgttttttggttTAATTTGTAGGTGAATGAATGGGTGTTGATAGAGTAGTGTAGTAATGCCACGCTGCAAGACACCTAGCTTTCGGCGTTACAAGTGTCACCGTTCTGAAGCACATCAACGTCTCTTTTTTTATTCCTTCTCACTTCCTTTGGAGAAAGATACTAGATAGTATGGAAAAAGATAATAAAGCATTTTTTGGCAATAGGAAACACTATGAATAGTTGAATTTCCTGGATCCGATCCAATAAATTAATGGGCTAGTACCTACGAGTTTGCACTGTGCtgtcaataatattatttaatttatatttaagagTATAATAAAGATGTTAAAACCGATTTGAACCGAATTAAATTGAtcaaccaaataaaaaaaattgaaaatcgaaaacatattttgctatttttattgtggttcggttcggtttttaaTTCTGACAATAAAAATTTCAATCAAATCGAATCGAATCGATAtgttaaaaaaatcctaaaaaattaacCCCATACTCCAAATGTAACCTAGCCGCTCTCTTTGCTCAGTCTCTCTTTGCATTGGAGTCTCGAGGTCGGTGGCGAACCCACCTTCTTGCAGCACCTTCCAACGCTGGCGAAACCCTCCTCCCACCACCTCGCAGCGCTGCTAAAACCTTTCTCCCAGCACCGccgaacctttcctcccaagacCTCCTTGCGGACAGCACCACCCAACCCCAGCCAGCACCACCCTCGCGGTCGTCGACACTACACCACCAAACACCATCCAGTAGCCAGCAGTGCACCACCTCCCGGCACCACCCACAGCACCGTTTCTGGCCACCTGCAGCACCACCCACTCACCAAGAGCCATCCAGCCACCGATTTAAGTTAGATATAGAGCCCGAGCCACCGAGTCAGGTATGTAATTTGACTAATTTTTGTTCAATAATCATTGGTTCATTGTTACTGGTTGTTGGTATTGTTTACTTTATTTGTTGTTCGGTGTTCATTCACTACCAGAAATACGGGCGTTACCAACGAAAAGATACCCACGAACGAAAAACAGTGACAAATCTATATGATTGTGGTAACCATTTGCAACGTTTTGCATCTCCGTGGCCAAATTTTGTGGAGCTTTTCGACGGTTTTATTTGTTTGTGGCCAAATTGAGATGAATTCTCTCGATTACCACAGACCCAATGATCACCGTAACGAAATCGAACGATTTTCACTTCTAAATTCCACACTTAATTTGGTGTTTCTCTCTGTCCCTCTCAAAATATTTTTATGCAGTTTATACTTTTTACAAATTTAAACTCTAATCTAAGGTAAATTCGATTTATCAGGGTGCAGGCTTTTTCAATTTCCCAATTGTTGGTTTCTTCTCCCTCCTTCCGAGAGTGTTGCcatgaaaaattaataaagtatgctaataatttaattttgggTTAATAATTaaattcgtccctgaaagattACTCATTCTTCAAATtagttcttaaaaattttttttagtcatattagtccttGAAAGATAAAACATAAGTCAAATTGGTTCTTCCGTTAGTTAGATGATGGCATGTCACGTTAAGTACCacgtggcatgatgacgtggtaggttaatgccacgtgtcacaaaatgattggttgacatgtcacttgacatgtaaaaaagttacttataataaaaatagtccctgaaagtctagacgtaagtcattttcatccctaaaattttaaaaattaatcaaattagtccttatataatttttttaatttttttcataatattaaatttaaaatattttttgatagtactatttttaacattattttttagaccttaataaacaaaattctctttacataaaataataaaaataattaaattattataaatttattttgtcatttgtattttaaaattttatatttttaaattataaactttttatagtgaaatttttttatttaaacaattaaaattaataatgtaaaaaatatttcaaacttaatattatgaacaaaaaataaaaaaattatataaggactaatttgattaatttttaaaattttagggatgaataTGACTTACATTTAgactttcagggactattttaattataaataactattttatatgtCAAGTAATACGTGGCGTGTTAGGTGTCACTGActtgacacgtcaaccaatcatcttatGACACGTGACGTTAACTTACCACGTCATCATCTAACTAGCGGAAGAACTAATTTAacttacattttattttttaaggactaaaatgactaaaaaaattttttgaggaataatttaaaaaataaatgacCTTTCAAGAACGAATTTAACTATTAACCTATTTGATTTTAGATGTTGTTAATAATGTACGATTTTCTTACTTTATATGATTTTTAAACCCTATCATCTCTCTGAATCATgtgtttttttaaaattagtcaAATCAGCTCATTTTCCTTTTTTGATTTAACAATAATTTTTTAGTGTGGTTGTTGTGGAAACTCTATTCTTGAAAAGGTTGAATGGTAAAACGCATTGATTTCATTTGctataaacaatatatatatacactatgATCTAAGGGTGAAGTTTCTATATCTAATTAACTCTAACTGAATACATGTACAGCATATGTGATGccaactaagctaaaactaactcCAACTAACTTCTTATTAACTTAATTTGTCTTCTAGCTAACCTTCACTTTGATTCCTTATAATCACAGTTATGTTCCTTACTTGTATAAAAAGCATATGATAGTGTAACTAAAGAGACTAAATCATATACATATAATTTCACTATTTATATTTTGTAGTTGTCACATTTTTTTGTTCGTGTTTTTTCTAGTCAAATGTAATTTCGGGTGCCAATTCTACCGTATATATTAATTTAGAGGCTTTAGTGATGAAATAAAAAGATTCAGTTGaaaatgaatgttaaaattataaaaagagtattaaaagaatacaaaaaaaaagtatatatttaTCTTTGATAAAATAATTCTAACTAATTTTAGAAAGTAAAAAATACTAACGATGATTAATTagaataataactaatttaattactcaCTACTTACTTACTCACTATTAATTTATGGCAACATTAATCAACAGAGtcctaatttttaaaattcaaaatattagttttatacctacattttattattctatctatttattatcatttttattaatttaataaaaaaataaattaaaattaacttcaTGGAAGTTCATTTTTTAACTATATAcacaatttttattctttttcaattcaaaaGTATCAAATTCTTAAGATTAAgtttatctattttaatttttactgatgcatttttttaatgaaatataGTTTAAAGTTATAAATTTtacaatttgatattttttatcaaaattaaattttactctaaattaaaaattatagttaattaactaaataaatttcaaattaacGTCTATAATAAGATAAATGACATTTTTAGCGACAATGTTAAGCTTAACCTTTATTTAGTAGCCCACTCACCCAATTTTAACAATAATTCCCTCACACTATTCTTTTTTCCCAAATTTCTGTCTGTTAGCTTCTGCAATTGATTCAAGTTTGATAACATGCAGCCAACCCTTTCACTAATAacattctctttagtttttccAAATCGTAATTTCTTCGCTCCTGCATTCAGATCAAGCCAGCTAACCCGCTCAATCCGTTCCTATTTAGGTTCTAGGTACGATCGGACGTTTTATGGAAGAGCAGAGGACCACGATTTGCCGTTCGAGTCGCCGAATAAGCAAGCAAAATCGGCGGAATCTGATTCTACCAGCAAACCCAATCGCCAAGAAGACTTGAAGGAACCCTAAGTTGCTCCATTGCATCTCCCTCACCGTCACTTTCTCTGTAGGTAGTGCTCTGAATCTTGCCTTTCTCTGTAGGTAGTGCTCTGAACCCAGCCTCTTGTATAGTTTGAATATTAGTGCCTATAGGTTCCTCCGATGGAGTACTCTTCTCAAGAGTATTACTCAATGCATCCGAAGAAGACATTCTATAAATCAAGAAATATAAATCATGAATTAAAATCACATAAATCCAACTCAGATATTTCCATAATacgtttaacttagttttaagaCACTTGTTAATAGTATCCAATAGTAAATATAAATATTCacgttaactttttttttatgataatatTCTCGTTAACTTTAATAGAATAATTTATGTGCAACCTATATAAACTTTTTGTTGTATTAAACTGacaagtaaaataataaatttctatATTATGGACCACAACGCCACAAACTAATAGATAAATTGGAAGGTTAATGGAATGTTAGGAAACAGACTAGAGGGAAAAAGTGCAATAATTGATATTGACATTCACGCCATCACCaggaaaaaccaaaaaaaagtTACTGACATTTCAATTTCGAATAAGAAACACCGAGGAGATTAATATAAACAACAAAACATCTTACACTATTATCATGTCAAAGTAACAAATCAACATTTTTATTACTCCAAAAAAAATCAACATTTTACAAATAATTTCTATCAAATCTGCattaatggaaagaaaaaattgTTTTCCATCTGATATGCAAAACGCAAGTGTACTTCTGCAGTTTTATATTGACCTAACTAAGTTGCCATTGGTAAATATTGAATCCAAACATAGAGAACCAAAATTCTTGACCAAAATTGATCACTTGCCAGATCTCATTGACCAAAATTGATTGCCATATCCATACAATAACTATCCTAAAACGAATCTGCTTAGCCAATATTTTCCCCTACTGCTTACGAAATTGTCAATACTCAATAGGGGGACAATAATTCTCATGGATATTCCAAAAGAGATTGGCACCAAAAAACTGATTTCACTATCATTTCCTTTCCATTTTCATATGGCATTTGGGCATATGTATCTGCTAGAGGTTTGTTATGTCCCCCTTGAATTATATGACACAAATCTTTAAGGAGTGTATAAGTAGAGAAGCATAGAAACGAATTGAAGAGTATAATATGGGAATTGGAAAATTTGTTTCATAAACACTGTTGGGTTTAATCTGCTCagatattgaaatataaattacACAACCAGAAATTCATAGTCGAAAATTCATTAACCTAATCAGAAATTCACAAATTAGTTAACCTAATCAGAAATTTACAAATTCAAAACTCAGAAATCTAGAAATTCAAAACACAGAAACTCAAATTAATTGGAATCTCATTAATTCAGAACACAGAAATTTCTTACCCTAATTCAAAAATCTAATTTCAGAAAAGAGGATGGAAGACCAGCGAAGACCAGGGCTAACATACCTGAACCTGACGGAGAAAATGGGAAGGAAGACCAGCGAAGACCGGGATGCAAAGAGGAAGACCCGCGGCGGTGAGCTCGACTGCCTCGACACCTTCAGTGAGCGAACCGAGCCACTCAAGGGGTCTGGAGTGGGAGGCAGCGATGAGAGACCAGAGGGTGGAAGGCGGCGGGAAACGGTCGGCGGTCGACGATCAGTGGGAAGGAGCCAAGAGGGGCTGAGGGTTTGAGGAGGAGGGGAGAGCAGTTCTTGCTCTCTGTCTCTGAAGCAGGGGAATCAAGAATGTGACGGCTAGGGTTTATTACTCATTAGTATGGTTCACctatgatgagtttggaaaactctaaactaaattgatgatgatcaaacattattaacagcaaaattattaatctaattttgattgatatattaattaaattaattttgctgTGCAGATTTTTAATTGGGCCAATAATTACAAGCCCAAGTGTGAATTTTTGCTTAGCATGCTTATAATTTACTGTAGCCTCCACAATAATGCTCTACAACTAAATGAATTACTTAATCAAGTTTAACCAAATTGTTATAACATTTTTTATATTTACGGCCACTTATACGTGATTAACTTTTAAATATAAACAACTTCTTACTTTTAAcataaaattcttcttcttcttctcactctTAATGATgcgtcttttttttttctttttctcatcttttgtaatctttttattttgttattgtcGTCACCAACACCACTACCACCGCCAACTCTTTCACCTTCTTTTCTCATTTGAATATCTTTTCCTCCTTCCTTTTCCTCCTCCTCTCCATCATCATATGATGATCATCATCGTTATCTTAATATTTTTATAcgtattattgttattattatcgtTGTTATTGTTATCGTTATCGTCAAATGTTTATCATATTGTTGACATTGTCTGatccaaaattaatttatatatatttttagtcATGATTCAATCTTGTTTGTGTGATTGTTTTCGATGTGAGTTTGTGTGTCataatcattaaataatttcgatGCATTTATGAGTTGGTTTCGGtgcatttctgagttaattgagGTGCATTTGGTATCGTTCACTTTGATTTTGTATAATTAGGTCATTGAATGTAATTTTAGTAATTCTGGTGTCTTTTAAGCATATTGATgacattggctgatccaaaattaatttggatgtgtttttgttcatAATTCAATCTTGTTTGTATGCTTGTTTTGTATAGCATAAGAACCAACAACATCAACCACAAAATTATATATCAACGTAATCACAATAAAATACACAACACTGAAAATAATCATTGTATGAAAAGCAATGTTTTTATAAGAgtaatagaaaaaagaaagaaagaagaataaaaagaagggaaaaaatgcagcattaaagaagacatttttgtgcttttgtaacaaaatttcggcaacaaaactaagaaattttgtgttattgttaagaaatttcagtattatttttctgataaattttgcacaatttaaaactctttctcctcatcttttactgattcttcttcttttttttcatctttttctttttcgtatTCTTCTTCNNNNNNNNNNNNNNNNNNNNNNNNNNNNNNNNNNNNNNNNNNNNNNNNNNNNNNNNNNNNNNNNNNNNNNNNNNNNNNNNNNNNNNNNNNNNNNNNNNNNNNNNNNNNNNNNNNNNNNNNNNNNNNNNNNNNNNNNNNNNNNNNNNNTGCCTAAGGATGAGTTAAGTCCAAGATGGTTTATAAGATTGTTTTCGTGTATTAAAattgtttataaaattttaatggtATTAATTTCGTTTTTGAAATGGACAAAAATGCATCATATTAatttctaattcatttttttgttaATAGTATGATGACAAAATTTAATGACGTAGATTATTGATAACgcatattatttaataatttaactAATGATATTATGATGCGTTAATTTCTGACACATGACATGCTGATGTGGATAGTTGTGTCATGTCTCACGATACTATTTGGCCACATGTTAGTTCCATGTGTTATCTATTAGATCATCAATGTAAATGCactaaaattaatttctgattttGTATTAAATGactcattttaatttttgaaattaatcaCTTAATGTAAAATTAGATATCAATTTGGTACATCTATAATAATAACATAGcagatgacacgtggacgaacATTGTTATGACACGTGACACAAACTGACATGTGACCAAATAATAACATTTTGATACATAATACAACGTTACGTCAGTATGTCACGTGTCATTAATTGACATATCATTTATACGTGGTCAAATTATTGAATAACACATATTACTAACAGTTCACATCATCAAATCACGTTATTATATTATgctgttaacaaaaaaataaaccaGAATTAATATAATATACTTTTGTTATTTTTAAAAACGTAATTTATATgactaaaattcaaaaaataattttaatacatgataccaattttatagatTACTTTAAAACTTAACTCTTTCCTCTACTAATACGAAGGATAATTGCGTGTAAtgcttttttcttattttgttgacTACATGTAATGTTTAATCATGTGTTGAATTTGACGTTTAGGGAAATTATGTAATTATGTATGCAATAGTTTTTATAAAAAAGCACTATATTCCAGAAAGATATAATTttacattattaaaataaataaattttaatataaaccaattataatttttataaaaaataaaatttgNNNNNNNNNNNNNNNNNNNNNNNNNNNNNNNNNNNNNNNNNNNNNNNNNNNNNNNNNNNNNNNNNNNNNNNNNNNNNNNNNNNNNNNNNNNNNNNNNNNNNNNNNNNNNNNNNNNNNNNNNN carries:
- the LOC107642624 gene encoding putative cytochrome c oxidase subunit 6b-like — translated: MSTAGTPLDPHDKMRARDVSKVARGEQAPRPPHEFGTVSPPPPPSSTGYIDAKRSNQDENGAKVATTDYQTRHCYVKYVEYHRCIKQKGEETSECNKLRNSLKSSCPTELIAEWDKERREGQFPDAL